A portion of the Stigmatella aurantiaca DW4/3-1 genome contains these proteins:
- a CDS encoding Rieske (2Fe-2S) protein, whose amino-acid sequence MKIKLGPADFSEKEMRGYEVGNRNVCVAKINGRYKGLDDWCNHAGCLLSGGRLENNLVICPCHEVGFDMDTGKNVTSPEIADDQPVVGVEVQDGQLVIDDPWAK is encoded by the coding sequence ATGAAGATCAAGCTGGGGCCGGCGGACTTCTCCGAGAAGGAGATGCGAGGCTACGAGGTGGGCAACCGCAACGTGTGCGTCGCCAAGATCAACGGGCGTTACAAAGGGCTCGATGACTGGTGCAACCACGCGGGGTGCCTGTTGTCGGGGGGCCGCCTCGAGAACAACCTGGTGATCTGTCCCTGCCACGAGGTTGGCTTCGACATGGACACGGGCAAGAACGTGACGTCTCCAGAGATCGCCGACGACCAGCCCGTGGTGGGCGTCGAGGTGCAGGACGGGCAGCTCGTCATTGACGACCCCTGGGCGAAGTAA
- the norR gene encoding nitric oxide reductase transcriptional regulator NorR, whose amino-acid sequence MTPHPLLHALIPLVDDLSRDLPEQERYRRLLQALRVLLPCDAAALLRLEGEWLVPLSVNGLSGDTLGRRFRVSEHPRFQVLLASAAPTRFPADSPLPDPYDGLVQGASGDLQVHDCLGCPLLVDDQVWGLLTLDALSPGQLAPVNLASLQAFASLAAATVRVTQRIERLVRRAEGEFQRAETYRLAAGERPHTLIGQSALFRKLLEDIALVGASALSVLISGETGVGKELVAQALHSASPRANRPLISLNCAALPESLVESELFGHVMGAFSGAVSDRRGKFELADGGTLLLDEVGELPLTVQAKLLRVLQSGQLQRLGSDREHRIDVRLITATNRDLAEEVRQGRFRADLYHRLSVFPLHVPALRERGSDVLLLTGYFLEENRSRLGLHSLRLSGDAEAALLAYAWPGNVRELEHLVARSALKAYGQRRDGSRILTLSAEDFALQGGPPGLPRAEAPPAPVAPVGDLREAVEHFERRQIRASLDRHQGNWASAARELGMDRANLRRLARRLGLE is encoded by the coding sequence ATGACTCCTCATCCGCTGCTCCATGCGTTGATTCCCCTGGTGGATGATCTGTCGCGGGACCTGCCCGAGCAGGAGCGCTACCGGAGGTTGTTGCAAGCGCTACGCGTGCTCCTGCCATGTGATGCAGCCGCGTTGCTGCGCCTGGAAGGCGAGTGGCTGGTCCCGCTGTCGGTCAACGGTCTCTCCGGGGACACCCTGGGGCGGCGCTTCCGGGTGAGCGAGCATCCGCGCTTCCAGGTGTTGCTCGCGAGCGCGGCGCCGACCCGGTTTCCCGCGGACAGCCCCCTGCCGGATCCCTACGATGGCTTGGTGCAGGGGGCCAGTGGAGATCTCCAGGTGCATGACTGCTTGGGGTGTCCCCTGCTGGTGGATGATCAGGTGTGGGGGTTATTGACCCTGGACGCGCTGTCGCCCGGACAGCTGGCCCCCGTAAATCTGGCCTCCCTGCAAGCCTTCGCGAGTCTGGCGGCGGCCACCGTGCGCGTGACCCAGCGCATCGAGCGGCTCGTGCGGCGGGCCGAGGGTGAGTTCCAGCGGGCGGAGACCTACCGTCTGGCCGCCGGGGAGCGCCCGCACACGTTGATTGGACAGAGCGCGCTCTTTCGCAAGCTCCTGGAGGACATCGCCCTGGTGGGCGCCAGTGCGCTGAGCGTGTTGATCAGCGGCGAGACAGGGGTGGGCAAGGAATTGGTGGCACAGGCCCTCCACTCGGCATCTCCCCGCGCCAACCGGCCGCTGATCAGCCTGAACTGCGCGGCCTTGCCCGAGAGTCTCGTGGAGAGCGAGCTCTTTGGCCATGTCATGGGGGCCTTCTCGGGGGCGGTGAGTGACCGGCGCGGCAAATTCGAGCTGGCCGATGGCGGCACGCTGCTGCTGGACGAGGTGGGGGAGCTGCCGCTGACGGTGCAGGCCAAGTTGCTGCGCGTGTTGCAGAGCGGGCAGTTGCAGCGCCTGGGCTCGGACCGGGAGCACCGCATCGACGTGCGGTTGATCACCGCCACCAACCGGGATCTGGCCGAGGAGGTCCGCCAGGGACGGTTTCGCGCCGACCTCTATCACCGGCTCAGCGTGTTTCCGTTGCATGTGCCGGCCTTGCGTGAGCGGGGCAGCGATGTGCTGCTGTTGACGGGATACTTCCTCGAGGAAAACCGCTCGCGCCTGGGCTTGCACAGCCTGCGCCTGAGCGGTGATGCCGAGGCCGCGCTGCTCGCTTATGCGTGGCCTGGCAATGTGCGCGAGCTGGAGCACCTGGTGGCCCGGAGCGCGCTCAAGGCCTACGGTCAGCGCCGCGATGGCAGCCGCATCCTCACCCTGTCGGCGGAAGACTTCGCGTTGCAAGGAGGACCGCCGGGCCTACCACGGGCGGAAGCGCCCCCCGCTCCGGTGGCCCCCGTGGGGGATCTCCGCGAAGCCGTGGAGCACTTCGAGCGCCGACAGATCCGCGCGAGCCTCGATCGGCATCAGGGCAACTGGGCGTCAGCGGCCCGCGAGCTGGGGATGGATCGCGCCAATCTCCGGCGGTTGGCCAGACGTCTGGGATTGGAGTGA
- the hmpA gene encoding NO-inducible flavohemoprotein — MLSAHQRAIVKSTVPLLESGGEALTTHFYRIMLSEHPEVRPLFNQAHQSSGAQPRALANAVLRYARHIDELEQLGGLVVQIINKHVALQIQPAHYPIVGTCLLRAIREVLGAEVATDEVIAAWGAAYQQLADLLIASEAKMYDEKTQARGGWQGGRSFRVIRKEQESAEITSFYLAPVDGGPLMDFVPGQYIGMQLFIDGVETRRNYSLSAAPNGEHYRISVKREPSGKASAHLHDHVGVGDTLELFPPSGEFNLRPGGKPLVLISGGVGITPTLAMLTAALPQGRPIHFIHCARNAGVHAFREWIDAQVKQHPHLRRFYCYAEHVEGTPAPDAVGLLDRERLAQWLPQERDIDVYFLGPKPFMAAIQRSLKELGIPENQCHHEFFGPASALA, encoded by the coding sequence ATGCTCAGCGCCCATCAACGTGCCATCGTCAAATCCACCGTGCCCCTGCTGGAGAGCGGCGGCGAGGCCCTGACCACGCATTTCTACCGCATCATGCTGAGCGAGCATCCCGAGGTGCGGCCCCTGTTCAATCAGGCCCACCAGAGCAGTGGCGCGCAACCCCGTGCCCTGGCCAACGCGGTGCTCCGGTATGCCCGCCACATTGACGAGTTGGAACAGCTCGGCGGACTCGTGGTGCAAATCATCAACAAGCATGTGGCCCTGCAAATCCAACCTGCGCATTACCCCATCGTGGGCACGTGCCTGCTGCGCGCCATCCGCGAGGTTCTCGGCGCGGAGGTGGCCACCGATGAAGTGATCGCCGCCTGGGGCGCCGCATACCAGCAACTGGCCGATCTGCTCATTGCCAGCGAGGCGAAGATGTACGATGAGAAGACCCAAGCGCGGGGGGGCTGGCAAGGCGGGCGCAGCTTCCGCGTCATCCGCAAGGAACAGGAGAGCGCTGAAATCACCTCCTTCTACCTGGCGCCCGTGGATGGAGGCCCGCTGATGGACTTCGTGCCAGGGCAATACATTGGCATGCAGCTCTTCATCGATGGCGTCGAGACGCGCCGCAACTACTCTTTGTCGGCGGCCCCCAATGGCGAGCATTACCGGATCAGCGTCAAGCGCGAGCCCAGCGGCAAGGCCTCCGCGCACCTGCACGACCACGTGGGGGTGGGCGATACGCTGGAGTTGTTCCCCCCATCGGGGGAATTCAACCTTCGGCCCGGCGGCAAGCCCTTGGTGCTGATCAGTGGCGGGGTAGGCATCACCCCGACCCTGGCCATGCTGACGGCCGCGCTGCCCCAAGGACGGCCCATTCACTTCATCCATTGCGCACGCAACGCGGGAGTCCATGCCTTCCGGGAGTGGATCGACGCCCAGGTGAAACAGCATCCCCACCTGCGGCGCTTCTACTGCTACGCCGAGCACGTCGAGGGCACGCCCGCGCCCGACGCCGTCGGCCTGCTGGATCGTGAGCGGCTGGCGCAATGGCTGCCCCAGGAACGGGACATTGATGTCTATTTCCTCGGCCCCAAGCCCTTCATGGCAGCCATCCAGCGATCCTTGAAGGAACTGGGCATCCCCGAGAACCAGTGCCATCACGAGTTCTTCGGCCCAGCGTCCGCGCTGGCGTGA
- a CDS encoding metallophosphoesterase, with product MLLGRLVFVAVLSLLGFVLLRWLWPGLVKGGRKWVYLALVVLSLAAYLLPRALGLGAHGEIPFIGEPLKLLSTVWGVTVLIMVVAGLPVVFLRWVRERRRVDPPEGADVSLERRDLLVNAGRAVPLLALGTSAAGVVNGMSGFVVREVEVRMRNLPPALEGFRIGQITDVHVGPFITPEYLRGAVEAMNAAGAHVQVMTGDLIDDLTQLDETMEALAGCRAPHGMLAVLGNHEHFRGLNAVLRGYASLQKRGAPVRLLVDSAHVFEHEGQRVRVVGVDYPLGRGMGARTSLMQASAEKAFQGTSPEELVLCLTHHPSFFPYAVERGARLTLAGHTHGGQVAFFGMPLFWFVFEFMFGGYRRKDGYLYVSGGTGHWLPFRLGIPPEVTVLTLRGT from the coding sequence ATGCTCCTGGGAAGACTCGTTTTTGTCGCGGTGCTGAGCCTGTTGGGGTTCGTCCTCCTGCGCTGGTTGTGGCCAGGCCTGGTGAAGGGGGGACGCAAGTGGGTGTACCTCGCCCTGGTGGTGCTGTCCCTGGCGGCCTACCTCCTGCCGAGGGCCCTCGGGCTCGGCGCGCATGGGGAGATTCCGTTCATCGGCGAGCCGCTGAAGCTCCTGTCCACCGTGTGGGGCGTCACGGTGCTCATCATGGTGGTGGCGGGACTGCCCGTCGTGTTTCTGCGCTGGGTGCGCGAGCGCCGCCGGGTGGATCCACCCGAGGGCGCCGACGTGAGCCTGGAGCGCAGGGATCTGCTGGTGAACGCAGGGCGCGCCGTGCCCCTGCTGGCCCTGGGGACGAGCGCCGCCGGGGTGGTGAACGGCATGTCGGGCTTCGTGGTTCGCGAAGTGGAAGTCCGGATGCGCAACTTGCCGCCGGCCCTGGAGGGCTTCCGCATCGGTCAAATCACGGATGTGCACGTGGGGCCCTTCATCACCCCGGAGTACCTGCGCGGGGCGGTGGAGGCAATGAACGCGGCGGGCGCTCACGTGCAGGTGATGACGGGGGACTTGATCGATGATCTCACCCAGCTCGACGAGACGATGGAGGCGCTCGCGGGGTGCCGCGCGCCGCACGGCATGCTGGCGGTGCTTGGAAACCATGAGCACTTCCGGGGCCTGAACGCCGTTCTGAGGGGGTACGCGTCCCTCCAGAAGCGAGGTGCTCCGGTCCGGCTGCTCGTGGACTCGGCGCATGTGTTCGAGCACGAGGGGCAGCGGGTGCGGGTGGTGGGGGTGGACTACCCGCTGGGCCGGGGCATGGGGGCGCGCACCTCGCTCATGCAGGCCTCGGCGGAGAAGGCGTTCCAGGGCACGTCGCCGGAGGAGCTGGTGCTCTGCTTGACGCACCACCCGTCGTTCTTTCCCTACGCCGTCGAGCGGGGCGCCCGGCTCACGCTGGCGGGCCACACGCACGGCGGGCAGGTCGCCTTCTTTGGCATGCCATTGTTCTGGTTCGTCTTCGAGTTCATGTTCGGCGGATACCGGCGCAAGGACGGCTATCTGTACGTCTCGGGGGGAACGGGGCACTGGCTTCCGTTCCGGCTTGGGATTCCTCCGGAGGTGACGGTCCTCACGCTGCGGGGCACCTGA
- a CDS encoding MogA/MoaB family molybdenum cofactor biosynthesis protein, translated as MSAFVVTCSDSRDAARDESGQALRGGLEAAGHTICGYKVVKDEPEAIRAALAEAAGAGARAVLFNGGTGIGRRDSTVETLRGLFEKELPGFGELFRALSFQQIGSAAMMSRATAGTYQGMIVFVMPGSPQAVRLALEALILPELGHAARELTR; from the coding sequence GTGAGCGCCTTCGTCGTGACGTGCTCGGACAGCCGGGACGCGGCGCGAGACGAAAGCGGGCAAGCGCTGCGAGGGGGGCTGGAGGCGGCCGGTCACACGATCTGTGGCTACAAGGTGGTGAAGGACGAGCCGGAGGCGATCCGGGCCGCGTTGGCCGAGGCGGCGGGGGCAGGCGCGCGGGCGGTGCTCTTCAACGGTGGCACGGGCATTGGGCGGCGGGACTCGACGGTGGAGACGCTGCGCGGGCTGTTCGAGAAGGAGCTGCCAGGGTTCGGGGAGTTGTTCCGGGCGCTCTCGTTCCAGCAGATCGGCAGCGCGGCGATGATGTCGCGGGCGACGGCGGGGACGTACCAGGGGATGATCGTTTTCGTGATGCCGGGCTCGCCCCAGGCGGTGCGGTTGGCCCTGGAGGCGTTGATTCTCCCGGAGCTGGGACACGCGGCCCGCGAGCTGACGCGCTGA
- a CDS encoding CHAT domain-containing tetratricopeptide repeat protein, producing MRQAFTWMMVALLCHTAEAVSGEREPQHPLMEAQAAYDKAIALYEAGQYGAALTQGEQALALAESVLDGSGDPAVANSLDLLGILHGLQGEFVEAEPLHQRALALREEVLGQSDPDVAASLTNLANLYYAQASYAQAEPLYLRALAIREGLLGQHHPDVAASLNNLANLYYAQRVPAQAESLHQRALAIWEEALGKNHPHVAQSLNNLANLYYSQGLYRRAEPLYARALKIREAALGKGHPDVAASLNNLASLYDAQGFYTRAEPLLQRARTIWESAFSQNHPNMVPTLNNLAQFHVAQHRLADAVSLFTQAFSISERRLRQEALSFSEARLTRFLEQLRADEELLYSLLRAYPENEDVRRLVLSVVLLLKGRSAGELANTSHAVYRSLGPLDRRIFEQLRELRSQLATLVLQGPRAYPVEDYQQRLDALAVQDDALEADLAQRSAPLRALTALPALSKIVHQVAMTLPQDGALVEFIAYTERSLLVKPGTPRPETAPHPRYLALVLLPNAHIRALDLGPAEPIDRAASGLRDALARRDAAFLASAQTLYRLAFQPLLPLPGDPHRLFLSPDGQLGLVPFAALHDGRQFLIDAYDFIYLTSGKDLLPRSQAETSHGEVVVLADPDFRAPFPTLPSFPEDALPLVPRSLAAERFFYTPRAELAERPWVPLPGTRQEAQAIQRLLPAAQVFLGPEATKQRLLHMPTPAVLHIATHGFFLEDVPLPEDSRAVGHFGALDERSPAHHAPDPLLRSGLLLVERKTQAAPSSGTPLPPLGIAWVTALELAGLDLWGTQLVVLSACDTGRGDVKLGQGVYGLRRAFVVAGAETVVMSLWTVNDETTRTLMEAYYRALLAGQGRATALREAMRELRLTQPHPHYWAPFIAMGRNTPLRLPAPRPRDSPGSGRSLQSQTSGQPPEIGAIHPQLAGR from the coding sequence ATGAGACAGGCCTTCACATGGATGATGGTCGCCCTCCTCTGCCACACGGCGGAAGCAGTCTCGGGTGAAAGAGAGCCCCAGCATCCACTGATGGAAGCGCAAGCGGCCTACGACAAGGCGATCGCTCTCTACGAGGCAGGACAGTATGGCGCCGCCTTGACGCAAGGCGAACAAGCCCTCGCGCTGGCGGAGTCGGTGCTCGACGGCAGCGGCGATCCAGCCGTTGCCAATTCGCTGGACTTGCTGGGCATTCTTCACGGCCTTCAAGGGGAGTTCGTCGAGGCGGAGCCGTTGCACCAGCGTGCCCTTGCCCTCCGGGAGGAGGTTCTGGGCCAGAGTGATCCCGACGTCGCCGCGTCACTCACCAACCTCGCCAACCTCTATTACGCCCAGGCGTCGTATGCTCAGGCCGAGCCGCTCTACCTGCGCGCGCTCGCGATCCGGGAGGGGCTTCTCGGCCAGCACCATCCCGATGTGGCCGCCTCGCTCAACAACCTGGCCAACCTCTATTACGCCCAGAGAGTGCCAGCCCAAGCCGAATCGCTGCATCAACGCGCGCTCGCGATCTGGGAAGAAGCCCTGGGGAAAAACCACCCCCACGTCGCCCAATCGCTCAACAACCTGGCCAACCTCTACTACTCCCAAGGGTTGTACCGCCGGGCCGAGCCGCTCTATGCGCGCGCGCTCAAGATTCGAGAAGCGGCGCTGGGCAAGGGCCACCCCGACGTGGCCGCCTCGCTCAATAACCTCGCCAGCCTCTATGACGCGCAGGGGTTCTACACCCGGGCCGAGCCGCTGCTCCAGCGCGCGCGCACCATCTGGGAATCGGCCTTCAGCCAGAACCATCCCAACATGGTCCCCACCCTCAACAACCTCGCCCAATTCCACGTGGCCCAGCACCGCCTCGCAGATGCCGTATCCCTCTTCACCCAGGCCTTCTCCATCTCCGAGCGGCGTTTGCGGCAGGAGGCGCTTTCCTTCTCCGAGGCCCGCCTGACCCGATTCCTGGAACAACTGCGCGCCGACGAGGAACTGCTCTATTCCCTCCTGCGGGCCTACCCTGAAAACGAAGACGTGCGGCGCCTGGTCCTGAGCGTCGTGCTCCTGCTCAAAGGCCGCTCTGCCGGAGAGCTGGCCAATACCTCTCACGCCGTCTACCGCAGCCTGGGCCCCTTGGACCGGCGCATCTTCGAGCAGCTCCGGGAACTGCGCAGCCAGCTCGCCACACTGGTCCTCCAAGGCCCCCGCGCGTACCCCGTGGAGGACTATCAACAACGCCTCGACGCGCTCGCGGTCCAGGACGATGCCCTCGAAGCCGATCTCGCCCAGCGCTCCGCCCCCTTGCGCGCGCTCACGGCACTCCCCGCGCTCTCCAAGATTGTCCATCAGGTCGCCATGACCCTCCCCCAGGACGGCGCCCTCGTTGAGTTCATTGCCTACACAGAGCGCTCCCTGCTCGTGAAGCCCGGCACGCCCAGGCCAGAGACCGCGCCTCACCCGCGCTACCTGGCGCTGGTGCTCCTGCCCAACGCCCACATCCGCGCGCTCGACCTCGGACCCGCCGAGCCCATCGACCGGGCCGCCTCGGGCCTACGGGATGCCCTGGCTCGCCGCGATGCCGCCTTCCTTGCCTCCGCGCAGACGCTCTACCGCTTGGCCTTTCAGCCTCTGCTGCCGCTGCCCGGCGATCCCCACCGGCTCTTCCTCTCGCCCGATGGGCAGCTCGGTCTCGTTCCCTTTGCCGCCCTTCACGATGGCCGGCAATTCCTCATCGACGCCTACGACTTCATCTATCTCACGTCCGGCAAGGACCTCTTGCCACGCTCCCAGGCGGAGACTTCCCACGGCGAGGTGGTCGTCCTGGCGGACCCGGATTTCCGTGCTCCCTTCCCAACGCTGCCCTCCTTCCCAGAGGACGCGCTTCCGTTGGTCCCACGTTCCCTTGCCGCTGAGCGTTTCTTCTACACGCCCCGCGCCGAACTGGCGGAGCGCCCCTGGGTGCCCCTGCCAGGAACTCGCCAGGAGGCCCAGGCCATTCAGCGCCTGCTCCCCGCGGCGCAGGTCTTTCTCGGCCCCGAGGCCACCAAGCAGCGGCTGCTCCACATGCCCACCCCCGCGGTCCTCCACATCGCGACCCACGGCTTCTTCCTCGAGGATGTGCCCCTCCCCGAGGACTCCCGCGCCGTGGGCCACTTCGGTGCCTTGGACGAACGCTCTCCCGCCCACCACGCTCCCGATCCCCTGCTTCGCTCCGGGCTCCTCCTCGTGGAGAGGAAGACGCAAGCCGCCCCCTCGTCCGGCACTCCGTTGCCCCCTCTCGGCATCGCCTGGGTGACAGCCTTGGAACTGGCAGGGCTGGATCTCTGGGGCACACAGCTGGTCGTGCTCTCCGCCTGTGACACCGGCCGAGGCGACGTCAAGCTCGGACAAGGCGTGTATGGACTGCGCCGGGCGTTCGTCGTGGCGGGGGCGGAGACCGTCGTGATGAGCCTCTGGACGGTGAATGATGAGACGACACGCACCTTGATGGAGGCCTACTACCGCGCCCTGCTGGCCGGACAGGGCCGCGCCACGGCATTGCGTGAGGCGATGCGCGAGCTGCGGCTGACCCAACCCCACCCCCACTACTGGGCCCCTTTCATCGCCATGGGCCGGAATACCCCCTTGCGTCTACCGGCTCCCCGGCCGCGAGACAGCCCTGGCTCTGGGCGCTCACTCCAATCCCAGACGTCTGGCCAACCGCCGGAGATTGGCGCGATCCATCCCCAGCTCGCGGGCCGCTGA
- a CDS encoding tetratricopeptide repeat protein: protein MFGKKEPPSRSQLVAQADRARAKGKLKQAIQGYRKALELEPKDPAVLGKLAPLLARTKETEASLKSFREAAQGHLDKGFADKALAVYTQAAETFPTQVGLWQQVSRMNMERGHRADAVRILLRGRFSLRRKNERAEAILLLKDALALDPTLFAPRLDLARLLAQQHLRAEAMALLEPMEKSLEGGSLRQVRWTMLRVSPGLGAGWRWLRAAVLGR, encoded by the coding sequence ATGTTCGGCAAGAAAGAGCCTCCCTCCCGCTCGCAACTCGTCGCCCAGGCGGATCGTGCCCGGGCAAAAGGCAAGCTCAAGCAGGCCATCCAGGGTTACCGCAAGGCGCTGGAGTTGGAGCCGAAGGATCCCGCGGTCCTCGGCAAGCTGGCGCCCTTGCTGGCCCGGACGAAGGAGACCGAGGCCTCGCTCAAGAGCTTTCGCGAGGCGGCGCAAGGCCACTTGGACAAGGGCTTCGCGGACAAGGCGCTGGCCGTTTACACCCAGGCGGCGGAGACGTTTCCCACCCAGGTGGGCCTCTGGCAGCAGGTGTCACGGATGAACATGGAGCGCGGGCACCGCGCCGACGCGGTGCGGATCCTCTTGCGAGGCCGCTTCTCCTTGCGGCGCAAGAACGAGCGCGCCGAGGCCATCCTCCTGCTGAAGGACGCCCTGGCGCTGGATCCCACGCTCTTCGCGCCAAGGTTGGATCTGGCGCGGTTGCTGGCCCAGCAGCACCTTCGGGCCGAGGCCATGGCCCTGCTCGAGCCGATGGAGAAGTCTCTGGAGGGAGGCTCGCTCCGTCAGGTGCGCTGGACGATGCTGCGGGTCTCTCCAGGACTGGGCGCCGGGTGGCGGTGGCTCCGCGCCGCCGTTCTGGGCCGCTGA
- a CDS encoding AraC family transcriptional regulator ligand-binding domain-containing protein, which produces MLEDPEQRVPYATLDAWLERAVEFSGAANLGLLMAGLPVVDPDDVGSAVIATSPTLFESLERGVRYQRVWGDGERLSLEQTERGFWRP; this is translated from the coding sequence GTGCTGGAGGATCCCGAGCAGCGCGTTCCTTATGCCACGCTGGATGCTTGGCTGGAGCGGGCGGTGGAGTTCAGCGGGGCCGCCAACCTGGGGTTGCTCATGGCGGGGCTCCCGGTGGTGGATCCGGACGATGTGGGCTCGGCGGTCATCGCCACCAGCCCCACGCTGTTCGAGTCCCTGGAGCGCGGGGTGCGCTACCAGCGCGTCTGGGGAGATGGGGAGCGGCTCTCGTTGGAGCAGACGGAGCGGGGCTTTTGGAGGCCCTGA
- a CDS encoding PaaI family thioesterase: MNDTLKERLGLFGQHGYDRSLVGMEVLEAEGGRARARLPVGEPVQNLGGALHGGAVATLVDVVGTLAIMTADREGRPGVSTDLNVSWFSPAPGDSTVLVEATVLKSGRTLAFVQVDIRREKDGVLVAQGRMTKFLS; encoded by the coding sequence ATGAACGATACGCTGAAGGAGCGCTTGGGGCTTTTTGGCCAGCATGGGTATGACCGGTCCCTGGTGGGGATGGAGGTGCTGGAGGCGGAGGGTGGGCGGGCCCGGGCGCGTCTGCCCGTGGGCGAGCCGGTGCAGAACCTCGGTGGGGCATTGCACGGTGGGGCGGTGGCGACCTTGGTGGATGTGGTGGGGACGCTGGCCATCATGACCGCGGACCGGGAGGGGCGTCCCGGGGTGTCCACGGATCTCAACGTGTCCTGGTTCTCTCCGGCGCCGGGGGACTCCACCGTGCTGGTGGAGGCCACGGTGCTCAAGTCGGGGCGCACCCTGGCCTTCGTTCAGGTGGACATCCGCCGCGAGAAGGATGGCGTGCTGGTGGCCCAGGGCCGGATGACGAAGTTCTTGAGCTGA
- a CDS encoding TIGR02757 family protein, with translation MGVQRVSRRSRGEGLSVQAAGRLRPLLESFLASTDTGARMGFDPVEFPHRYAHPRDIEVSALLAASLAYGRADLFRPKVDALLRRMGASPAAFVQELKVAGARELLEGFVYRFNVGTDVAVLLLGMGQALRELGSLEALFVRGREAHGTVHGALSHFTATLREVPMAPLRRALGPERGLHHLLPSPLGAGAAKRLNLYLRWMVRGPDTVDFGIWKQVPASALVIPLDTHIGRISQHLGLTRRTDLSWRTAEEVTASLRLLDAADPVRYDFALCHYGMSGVCPAQPVVGNCAKCLLLPACAVGPRLVRRSSSSQP, from the coding sequence ATGGGCGTTCAACGCGTGAGCAGGCGTTCCCGGGGCGAGGGGCTTTCGGTCCAGGCGGCCGGGCGCCTGCGCCCCCTCCTGGAGTCCTTCCTGGCCTCGACGGACACGGGGGCCCGGATGGGGTTTGATCCCGTGGAGTTCCCGCATCGCTATGCGCACCCCCGGGACATCGAGGTGAGCGCGCTGCTGGCGGCGTCGTTGGCCTATGGCCGGGCGGACTTGTTCCGCCCCAAGGTGGACGCGCTGCTGCGCCGCATGGGCGCCTCACCCGCGGCGTTCGTCCAGGAACTGAAGGTGGCGGGGGCGCGAGAGCTGCTCGAAGGCTTCGTGTACCGCTTCAACGTGGGAACGGACGTGGCGGTGTTGCTGCTGGGCATGGGCCAGGCGCTCCGGGAGCTGGGAAGTCTGGAGGCGCTCTTTGTCCGGGGCAGGGAAGCGCATGGGACGGTGCATGGCGCGCTGAGCCACTTCACGGCCACGCTCCGGGAGGTGCCGATGGCGCCGTTGCGGCGCGCGTTGGGCCCGGAGCGGGGCCTGCACCACCTGCTGCCGTCTCCCTTGGGCGCGGGGGCGGCGAAGCGGCTCAACCTCTACCTGCGGTGGATGGTGCGAGGGCCGGACACGGTGGACTTTGGCATCTGGAAGCAGGTGCCCGCCTCGGCGCTGGTCATCCCATTGGACACCCACATCGGCAGGATTTCCCAGCACCTCGGCCTGACGCGGCGCACGGACCTGAGTTGGCGCACGGCGGAGGAGGTCACGGCCTCGCTGCGGCTGCTGGATGCAGCGGACCCCGTCCGGTACGACTTCGCGCTGTGCCACTACGGGATGAGCGGGGTGTGCCCGGCCCAGCCCGTGGTGGGGAACTGCGCGAAGTGCCTGTTGCTGCCGGCGTGTGCGGTGGGCCCCCGCTTGGTCCGCCGGTCTTCCTCTTCTCAGCCCTGA
- a CDS encoding SDR family NAD(P)-dependent oxidoreductase gives MKLSLSGKTALVTGSTAGIGLAAAVGLAREGAHVILNGRTEERVKRAREQVLESIPGAQVSGVAADFSSAKGAAAVTSAFPQVDVLVNNVGIFEPKPFEQIPDEDWLRFFETNVMSGVRLSRFYFPKMKAQGWGRIVFVSSESAVQIPSEMIHYGMTKTAQVAVARGLAELTTGTGVTVNTVLPGPTSSEGVEQFVAELGRTQGVDAKQAERDFFTHARPTSILKRFILPEEVANLIVYVCSPHASATNGASLRVDGGVVRAIL, from the coding sequence ATGAAACTGAGTCTTTCGGGAAAGACCGCGCTGGTGACGGGTTCGACCGCGGGCATTGGGCTGGCGGCGGCGGTGGGACTGGCACGCGAGGGAGCGCATGTCATCCTGAATGGGCGCACGGAGGAGCGCGTGAAGCGCGCCCGGGAGCAGGTCCTCGAGAGCATTCCCGGGGCCCAGGTGTCGGGGGTGGCCGCGGACTTCTCGTCCGCGAAGGGGGCCGCGGCCGTGACGAGCGCGTTTCCCCAGGTGGACGTGCTGGTGAACAACGTCGGCATCTTCGAGCCCAAGCCCTTCGAGCAGATCCCCGATGAGGACTGGCTGCGCTTCTTCGAGACGAACGTGATGAGCGGGGTGCGCCTGAGCCGCTTCTACTTCCCGAAGATGAAGGCCCAGGGCTGGGGGCGCATCGTCTTCGTGTCGAGCGAGTCCGCGGTGCAGATCCCCTCGGAGATGATCCACTACGGGATGACGAAGACGGCGCAGGTGGCGGTGGCGCGAGGGCTGGCGGAGCTGACGACGGGCACCGGGGTGACGGTGAACACGGTGCTTCCGGGACCGACCTCCTCCGAAGGCGTGGAGCAGTTCGTCGCCGAGTTGGGCAGGACGCAGGGGGTGGACGCGAAGCAGGCCGAGCGCGACTTCTTCACCCACGCCCGGCCCACCTCCATCCTCAAGCGCTTCATCCTCCCCGAGGAAGTGGCCAACCTCATCGTCTACGTGTGCAGCCCGCACGCCTCCGCCACCAACGGCGCCTCACTGCGCGTGGACGGCGGCGTGGTGAGGGCCATCCTCTAA